A region from the Panicum hallii strain FIL2 chromosome 1, PHallii_v3.1, whole genome shotgun sequence genome encodes:
- the LOC112873537 gene encoding probable sucrose-phosphate synthase 2: MAGNDNWINSYLDAILDAGKAAIGGDRPSLLLRERGHFSPARYFVEEVITGYDETDLYKTWLRANAMRSPQERNTRLENMTWRIWNLARKKKEFEKEEACRMSKRLPETEKTRADATADMSEDLFEGEKGEDAGDPSVAYGDSTTGSSPKTSSIDKLYIVLISLHGLVRGENMELGRDSDTGGQVKYVVELAKALSSSPGVYRVDLLTRQILAPNFDRSYGEPAELLVSTSGKNSKQERGENSGAYIIRIPFGPKDKYLAKEQLWPFIQEFVDGALSHIVRMSKAIGEEIGFRHPVWPAVIHGHYASAGIAAALLSGALNLPMAFTGHFLGKDKLEGLLKQGRQTREQINMTYKIMCRIEAEELSLDASEIVIASTRQEIEEQWNLYDGFEVILARKLRARVKRGANCYGRFMPRMVIIPPGVEFGHIIHDFDMDGEEENPSPASEDPPIWSQIMRFFTNPRKPMILAVARPYPEKNITTLVKAFGECRPLRELANLTLIMGNREAISKMHNMSAAVLTSVLTLIDEYDLYGQVAYPKHHKHSEVPDIYRLAARTKGAFVNVAYFEQFGVTLIEAAMNGLPIIATKNGAPVEINQVLNNGLLVDPHDQNAIADALYKLLSDKQLWSRCRENGLKNIHQFSWPEHCKNYLSRILTLGPRSPAIGDREEQSNTPISRRKRIIVISVDSVSKEDLVRIIRNAIEVIRTQNMSDSTGFVLSTSLTISEIYSLLVPAGMLPTDFDAFICNSGSNIYYPSYSGETPNNSKITFALDQNHQSHIEYRWGGEGLRKYLVKWATSVVERKGRTERQIIFEDPEHSSTYCLAFRVVNPNHLPPLKELRKLMRIQSLRCNALYNHSATRLSVVPIHASRSQALRYLCIRWGIEVPNVAVLVGESGDSDYEELLGGLHRTIILKGEFNIPLNRIHTVRRYPLQDVVALDSSNIIGVEGYSTDDLKSALQQMSILTQ; encoded by the exons atggCGGGCAACGACAACTGGATCAACAGCTACCTCGACGCCATCCTCGACGCCGGAAAGGCGGCCATCGGCGGCGACCGGCCCTCCCTCCTGCTCCGCGAGCGCGGCCATTTCTCCCCCGCGCGCTACTTCGTCGAGGAGGTCATCACCGGGTACGACGAGACCGACCTCTACAAGACATGGCTACGC GCGAACGCGATGCGGAGCCCGCAGGAGAGGAACACGCGGCTCGAGAACATGACGTGGAGGATCTGGAACctcgcgaggaagaagaaggag TTCGAGAAAGAAGAAGCCTGTCGGATGTCGAAACGCCTGCCAGAAACTGAGAAAACACGAGCTGATGCTACTGCAGATATGTCTGAAGATCTGTTTGAAGGAGAAAAGGGAGAAGATGCTGGTGATCCATCTGTTGCGTATGGTGACAGCACAACAGGGAGCTCACCAAAGACAAGTTCAATTGACAAGCTATACATAGTATTGATAAG TCTACATGGTCTTGTCCGTGGGGAGAATATGGAGCTTGGCCGGGATTCAGATACGGGCGGCCAG GTCAAATATGTGGTCGAACTTGCTAAAGCATTGAGTTCATCTCCTGGAGTTTATCGGGTTGATCTGCTAACAAGACAAATCTTAGCACCAAATTTTGATCGTAGTTATGGTGAACCTGCGGAATTGTTAGTTTCAACAAGCGGTAAAAATTCTAAACAAGAAAGAGGAGAGAATAGCGGTGCATATATAATTCGGATACCTTTTGGTCCAAAAGACAAGTATCTGGCTAAAGAACAGCTATGGCCTTTCATTCAAGAATTTGTTGATGGTGCACTCAGCCATATTGTGAGGATGTCAAAGGCCATAGGTGAAGAAATTGGCTTCAGGCATCCAGTATGGCCTGCTGTGATTCATGGGCATTATGCCAGTGCAGGAATCGCTGCTGCTCTACTTTCTGGAGCACTTAACCTTCCTATGGCGTTCACAGGACATTTTCTTGGGAAAGATAAATTGGAAGGACTTCTCAAACAAGGGCGTCAAACAAGGGAACAAATAAATATGACATACAAAATAATGTGCCGAATTGAGGCAGAGGAGCTATCTCTTGATGCGTCTGAGATCGTTATTGCAAGCACTAGGCAAGAGATAGAAGAGCAGTGGAACTTGTACGATGGTTTTGAGGTTATACTTGCAAGAAAGCTTCGAGCAAGAGTAAAACGCGGTGCTAATTGTTATGGCCGTTTTATGCCTCGTATGGTT ATAATTCCTCCTGGAGTTGAATTTGGTCACATCATTCATGATTTTGATATGGACGGTGAAGAAGAGAATCCATCTCCAGCATCTGAGGATCCACCTATTTGGTCTCAG ATAATGCGCTTCTTTACAAATCCTAGGAAGCCTATGATTCTAGCAGTTGCTCGTCCTTATCCTGAGAAGAATATTACAACACTTGTAAAGGCATTTGGTGAATGTCGGCCACTAAGGGAGCTTGCAAATCTT ACATTGATAATGGGCAATCGTGAAGCTATTTCTAAGATGCACAATATGAGTGCTGCTGTTCTGACATCAGTTCTTACATTGATTGATGAATATGACTTGTATGGCCAAGTGGCATACCCCAAGCATCATAAGCACTCAGAAGTTCCCGACATTTATCGTTTAGCTGCAAGAACAAAG GGAGCTTTTGTAAATGTAGCTTATTTTGAACAATTTGGGGTTACCCTGATAGAG GCTGCTATGAATGGTTTGCCTATAATTGCGACAAAAAATGGAGCACCTGTTGAAATTAATCAG GTCCTCAACAACGGTCTCCTTGTTGATCCACATGATCAGAATGCCATTGCAGATGCACTCTATAAACTTCTTTCTGACAAACAACTTTGGTCAAGGTGCAGAGAGAATGGACTGAAAAATATTCACCAATTCTCATGGCCTGAGCACTGCAAGAATTATCTGTCAAGGATATTAACTCTTGGCCCGAGGTCTCCTGCTATTGGTGACAGAGAGGAGCAGAGTAATACACCTATTTCAAGAAGGAAGCGAATCATTGTTATTTCTGTGGACTCTGTTAGCAAGGAAGATCTGGTCAGGATCATCAGAAATGCTATTGAGGTCATACGTACACAAAACATGTCGGATTCAACTGGTTTTGTGCTGTCAACTTCACTGACAATATCAGAGATATATTCATTGCTAGTACCTGCAGGCATGCTTCCCACTGATTTTGATGCTTTCATCTGTAATAGTGGGAGTAACATTTACTATCCTTCATATTCTGGTGAAACACCAAACAATTCCAAGATTACGTTTGCATTAGATCAAAATCACCAGTCACATATCGAGTATCGTTGGGGAGGAGAAGGCCTCAGGAAGTATCTAGTGAAGTGGGCCACTTCAGTGGtagaaagaaagggaagaacAGAGAGGCAAATTATTTTTGAAGATCCAGAACACTCTTCAACCTATTGTCTCGCATTTAGAGTGGTTAATCCCAATCAT CTTCCTCCTTTGAAGGAGTTGAGGAAGTTGATGAGAATCCAATCTCTCCGTTGCAATGCATTGTATAACCACAGTGCTACCAGATTATCCGTAGTCCCTATTCACGCATCACGTTCTCAGGCTCTAAG GTACTTGTGTATACGTTGGGGGATAGAGGTACCCAACGTCGCAGTCCTCGTCGGTGAAAGTGGTGATTCAGATTACGAGGAGCTGCTGGGGGGCCTCCACAGGACTATCATCCTGAAGGGTGAGTTCAACATCCCTTTAAACAGGATCCACACCGTCAGGAGATACCCCTTGCAGGATGTCGTCGCACTCGACAGCTCCAACATCATTGGTGTCGAGGGTTACTCGACCGATGACTTGAAGTCTGCCCTGCAGCAGATGAGTATCCTGACGCAATAA